In a single window of the Anaerobaca lacustris genome:
- a CDS encoding TlpA family protein disulfide reductase: MTMRIGIVILSMLVLAGCGKRDDDTQANQPGNPNPAMLEAAGAVAAAVPTKLGDAAYPLTGLTWVKGDPVTITPGTVYVVEFWATWCPPCVKSIPHLTELQAKYGDRVVFVGVSNEDVATVRPFVAAKGDQMDYAVAVDPAGNVVDGYMTAFQQRTIPAAFIVDTEGRIIWRGNPLVDLEAVLDRVLAGTYTLPG, translated from the coding sequence ATGACTATGCGGATTGGCATTGTGATACTGTCCATGTTGGTGCTGGCCGGCTGCGGCAAGAGGGATGACGACACTCAGGCGAACCAGCCGGGCAATCCAAACCCTGCGATGTTGGAGGCGGCGGGAGCAGTCGCCGCGGCCGTTCCCACGAAGCTGGGCGACGCGGCGTATCCGTTGACCGGGCTGACCTGGGTCAAGGGCGATCCGGTGACGATCACGCCGGGCACGGTTTATGTGGTGGAATTCTGGGCGACGTGGTGCCCGCCATGCGTCAAGAGCATTCCTCACCTGACGGAACTACAGGCCAAGTACGGCGATCGCGTCGTGTTCGTCGGCGTTTCGAATGAGGACGTCGCCACAGTCCGGCCGTTTGTGGCCGCCAAGGGCGATCAGATGGACTATGCGGTGGCCGTCGATCCGGCAGGCAACGTCGTCGACGGCTATATGACGGCCTTCCAGCAACGTACGATTCCCGCCGCCTTCATCGTCGACACCGAAGGCCGGATCATCTGGCGCGGCAATCCGTTGGTCGATCTCGAAGCTGTGCTCGATCGCGTCCTGGCCGGCACGTATACACTTCCCGGCTGA
- a CDS encoding peroxiredoxin family protein: protein MNGRRSVDLAAMVAVLLAALLHVQAARAQSDAAGAERRLVLRVVGPDGVPVAGAKVGTGLNVFEQSQGHPPQTIVMWLRGEKRSWPFRSDAEGQITLVGEDAEHRNFYALSESRGWVGYKQVLEGSTGSRVDVRMEPACRVHGRLTSSGMDRLGHPLRKTVVFLYDSRDRLMMYFVSEQARYEFLVPGGRYELECSGEGPAGIETRRLRWPVLIEAGREDFDAGLVDLEPTRLAEMHGTPAPPLDAITQWRGTQRADLRRLAGNVVVLVFWGSWSRPCLKTMPQLMQLHDLWAEQGVVIIGIHDNSVTTVAELDTKLVEAHHLYWGRLDLPFPVGIDQGPGWGAVHQAYGIDQWPAVVVIDPLGNIAGTFSPWGALQDELSRLLSQR, encoded by the coding sequence ATGAATGGGAGGCGGTCCGTTGATCTTGCCGCTATGGTTGCGGTGTTGCTTGCGGCTCTGTTGCACGTGCAGGCAGCCCGGGCGCAGTCGGATGCGGCGGGCGCCGAACGCCGGCTCGTGCTGCGTGTCGTCGGGCCCGACGGCGTCCCGGTCGCCGGGGCCAAGGTGGGTACCGGTCTGAACGTCTTCGAGCAGAGCCAGGGCCATCCCCCGCAGACAATCGTGATGTGGCTGCGCGGGGAGAAACGATCGTGGCCCTTCCGTTCGGACGCCGAGGGGCAGATCACACTGGTCGGCGAGGATGCGGAGCATCGGAACTTCTATGCCCTGTCCGAGTCGCGTGGGTGGGTCGGCTACAAACAGGTGCTCGAGGGCAGCACGGGCAGCCGGGTGGACGTTCGCATGGAGCCGGCGTGTCGAGTGCATGGGCGGCTGACCAGCAGCGGCATGGACCGGCTGGGGCATCCGCTTCGCAAGACCGTCGTCTTCCTCTACGATTCGCGGGACCGCCTGATGATGTACTTCGTCTCGGAGCAGGCCCGTTACGAATTCCTGGTGCCGGGCGGCCGTTATGAGCTGGAGTGCTCTGGTGAAGGACCGGCCGGCATCGAGACCCGGCGGCTGCGCTGGCCGGTGTTGATCGAGGCCGGTCGGGAAGACTTCGACGCCGGCCTTGTCGATCTCGAGCCGACCCGCCTGGCCGAAATGCACGGCACCCCGGCCCCTCCACTGGACGCCATCACCCAGTGGCGAGGAACCCAACGAGCCGACCTGAGGCGGCTGGCCGGAAACGTCGTGGTCCTGGTGTTCTGGGGCAGTTGGAGCCGGCCTTGCCTCAAAACGATGCCGCAACTGATGCAACTGCACGATCTGTGGGCCGAGCAGGGAGTCGTCATCATCGGGATACACGACAACTCGGTGACGACCGTGGCCGAGTTGGACACGAAGCTGGTCGAAGCACACCACCTCTATTGGGGCCGTCTGGACCTGCCGTTCCCCGTCGGGATCGACCAGGGGCCGGGCTGGGGAGCCGTGCACCAAGCGTACGGCATCGATCAGTGGCCGGCGGTCGTGGTGATCGATCCTCTGGGCAACATTGCGGGCACATTCAGTCCCTGGGGAGCGCTCCAGGACGAACTGTCGCGTCTGCTCTCCCAGAGATAG
- a CDS encoding RNA recognition motif domain-containing protein — translation MNIYVGNLATSVTEDELREAFAALGEVASVKIVRDGVTRESRGFGFVTMPNEDQAKAAVQEMNGHDLQGETLKVEPGRSRAASTGFGERRPGGGGGRPGGRPGGGRPGGRPGGRPGGGRPGGPGRGPGRGRGPL, via the coding sequence ATGAACATCTACGTGGGGAATCTGGCCACCAGCGTCACAGAAGATGAACTGCGCGAGGCATTTGCCGCCTTGGGCGAAGTCGCATCCGTGAAGATCGTTCGGGACGGAGTCACCCGCGAATCCCGTGGGTTCGGCTTCGTCACCATGCCCAACGAGGATCAGGCCAAGGCGGCCGTGCAGGAGATGAACGGTCACGACCTGCAAGGTGAAACCCTCAAAGTCGAGCCGGGCCGCAGTCGCGCCGCCTCGACCGGATTCGGCGAGCGGCGCCCCGGTGGCGGTGGCGGCCGACCTGGCGGAAGACCCGGCGGTGGCCGCCCAGGCGGCAGACCTGGTGGACGGCCCGGCGGTGGTCGTCCCGGCGGTCCGGGAAGAGGCCCCGGCAGAGGACGCGGTCCACTCTAA
- the tsaB gene encoding tRNA (adenosine(37)-N6)-threonylcarbamoyltransferase complex dimerization subunit type 1 TsaB: MNMMNQIRNTNEPNRALQPLILAIETSSRVGSVALALGAELLGQATFSAPLRHSAEIFGAIAGLLSRAGYGPSDLRQVHISAGPGSFTGLRIAVAAAKAMHLAGGVRIVAVDCLDVIAANAKDVPSATAFQWNSEDSPAPRRLATVLDAKRGQFFTAVYEYSRDIHGPASEPTPDGPGYRIPAPADGDWRKTLPDCLLSAADLRDRFANPDEPILVAGDGLLHHRSQFEVEGIQILDPALWSPQATGVLLLGRQKAASDRFSDPLTLVPFYLRGPEVTLRKRA, encoded by the coding sequence ATGAACATGATGAACCAAATACGCAATACGAACGAACCAAACCGTGCTCTCCAACCGCTCATTCTGGCCATAGAAACGTCGAGCCGTGTGGGCTCGGTCGCACTGGCGCTGGGCGCCGAACTGCTCGGCCAAGCCACGTTTTCGGCCCCCCTGCGGCATAGCGCCGAGATCTTCGGCGCCATTGCCGGGCTGCTGAGCCGAGCGGGCTACGGTCCGTCGGATCTGCGCCAGGTGCACATCTCGGCCGGTCCCGGCAGCTTCACGGGGCTGCGCATCGCGGTCGCAGCGGCCAAGGCAATGCATCTGGCAGGCGGCGTGCGAATCGTCGCAGTCGACTGCCTCGATGTGATCGCCGCCAACGCCAAAGACGTACCCTCAGCGACGGCGTTTCAATGGAATTCCGAAGATTCCCCGGCCCCGCGTCGTCTGGCGACGGTCCTCGATGCCAAACGGGGCCAGTTCTTCACGGCGGTCTACGAGTACAGCCGCGACATCCACGGGCCCGCATCCGAGCCGACACCCGACGGCCCCGGCTACCGCATTCCCGCCCCCGCCGATGGAGACTGGCGCAAGACGCTGCCGGATTGCCTGCTGTCGGCAGCGGATCTCCGGGACCGCTTCGCGAATCCAGACGAACCGATTCTCGTCGCCGGGGACGGTCTGCTGCACCACCGAAGCCAATTCGAGGTCGAGGGAATCCAGATTCTCGATCCCGCCCTTTGGAGCCCGCAGGCGACCGGCGTCCTGCTGCTCGGCCGTCAGAAAGCGGCGTCCGACCGATTCTCCGACCCGCTGACACTTGTGCCGTTCTACCTGCGAGGACCCGAGGTGACGCTGCGCAAGCGAGCCTGA